In Pangasianodon hypophthalmus isolate fPanHyp1 chromosome 3, fPanHyp1.pri, whole genome shotgun sequence, a single genomic region encodes these proteins:
- the sncga gene encoding synuclein, gamma a isoform X2, which produces MDVLKKGFSMAKEGVVAAAEKTKEGLEEAAAKTKEGVMYVGTKTKEGVVSSVSTVAQKTTEQANLVGEATVAGANEVSGKAVEGLETVVASAGLVNPAKPSETEEAAEPAPDAGQ; this is translated from the exons ATGGACGTACTGAAGAAGGGATTCTCCATGGCCAAGGAGGGAGTGGTAGCAGCGGCTGAGAAGACCAAGGAAGGGCTGGAGGAGGCCGCTGCCAAAACCAAGGAGGGGGTCATGTATGTTG GTACAAAGACAAAGGAAGGTGTGGTTTCCAGTGTGAGCACAG TTGCCCAGAAGACGACTGAGCAGGCGAATCTTGTGGGGGAGGCCACGGTAGCTGGAGCCAATGAGGTATCAGGGAAGGCAGTGGAGGGTCTGGAGACTGTAGTGGCATCTGCTGGACTGGTCAACCCG GCCAAACCATCCGAAACTGAAGAAGCAGCAGAGCCAGCTCCAGATGCAGGACAAtag
- the sncga gene encoding synuclein, gamma a isoform X1 — protein MDVLKKGFSMAKEGVVAAAEKTKEGLEEAAAKTKEGVMYVGTKTKEGVVSSVSTVAQKTTEQANLVGEATVAGANEVSGKAVEGLETVVASAGLVNPNEQLITEAKPSETEEAAEPAPDAGQ, from the exons ATGGACGTACTGAAGAAGGGATTCTCCATGGCCAAGGAGGGAGTGGTAGCAGCGGCTGAGAAGACCAAGGAAGGGCTGGAGGAGGCCGCTGCCAAAACCAAGGAGGGGGTCATGTATGTTG GTACAAAGACAAAGGAAGGTGTGGTTTCCAGTGTGAGCACAG TTGCCCAGAAGACGACTGAGCAGGCGAATCTTGTGGGGGAGGCCACGGTAGCTGGAGCCAATGAGGTATCAGGGAAGGCAGTGGAGGGTCTGGAGACTGTAGTGGCATCTGCTGGACTGGTCAACCCG AATGAACAACTGATCACTGAG GCCAAACCATCCGAAACTGAAGAAGCAGCAGAGCCAGCTCCAGATGCAGGACAAtag
- the mmrn2a gene encoding multimerin-2a: MVKVFLLLQGLLLAARSDVWPRAQELKDGEEEQLKHIPHQHQGDWDHGDQYGHFGAGHHSAGAHKESPDVSETVHYPLEHGHVNPNHGHPSEDLSVDSENGSAETYSNNNPTRMGNWCAFVQKRVVTMAVSCGSEKYIIKSQSPCPNGTPDCHLVMYKLSTRPVYREKQKIFTALLWRCCPGHGGENCEDIVENGHVSEISNTDIRLHPGGPELNDTGTEMLTHHQNQEQNDHQESRRSLYESLRSEENQTEEEHSYDYTPSQHTGHKPHYERGAPYAVDDGHRDPPPETHYANPGLVPIHYLKDVMMSHLQPIFDSFNLTLARLSEEVQDLQRDMTKLQLQQMLQGESKPAVDGIGEESEQEQDVAMTDSFQQLEELNMQLGLQRDEMEEKLHAQQAMFYYNLTSLKTDMDVRIKRHQKTLQMSLHSLNSSLSEAREKQEQLEEEIQRVLTLASQTPSPGRQPQDDTAVWEAITRLDNKVVNNTIQFSALNKHQVQVSEKIEHLQKGWKTLEERVIQNDRKNEDRYIEAFLEVDAAKEAVGKYADDLSKNVSILQSTVQDLEIDTDYLYTQFYKNMSSGSRNCDCTGLSTTVAQLKQAVSNITVIANENRLALDSAAEERLNIWENDGWGPPVEEIKLGLHTVQNSLALEQEKRRTLQQNLTILQTSLSGSQKDVEALQQKDSQKSGEIKRLFNSFSSLLKDAIRHTDVLEILLGEEVLEFMDWSPQDQKTYSIPVLKMLISDLQEQINGHSRSLASMLNSEDPTADEPMELAEGMAEDLKRRQKEQKFDHFSEDSRAYKDFFALEKTVEQLQARVVKLGEQQCPSCCDCTKGAASRDVDGKLQAELTHVRKSLDDHLTIFNSVFSNTGGLTESEVKVDLEKLSALMKKKESKLQRKKHKERADTRGAQRSKRDTSLETAVHSQFPEDPLMFVASSRDGVNTPGTVVFETMSLNHGQMYSPETGTFRAPTAGVYLFVLTLDFGPGPSLAQLKRGEEVAASVHQSMRKPLGPATRVCLLQLQQGEEVHLELVQGTLEHGKPQENTFAGLLLLQTT, encoded by the exons ATGGTCAAAGTGTTTCTGTTACTGCAGGGCCTGCTGCTGGCAGCACGGTCTGATGTTTGGCCCAGAGCTCAAGAGCTGAAAGACGGAGAGGAGGAGCAATTAAAGCACATACCACACCAACACCAAGGTGATTGGGATCATGGAGACCAATATGGACATTTTGGAGCAGGTCATCACAGTGCTGGAGCACATAAAGAAAGCCCTGATGTCTCTGAAACTGTACATTACCCACTGGAGCATGGGCATGTTAACCCCAATCACGGGCATCCATCTGAGGATCTATCTGTGGATTCAGAAAATGGTTCAGCAGAGACCTACAGCAATAACAATCCAACACGCATGGG AAACTGGTGTGCATTTGTGCAAAAGCGTGTAGTCACCATGGCAGTGTCCTGCGGTAGTGAGAAATACATTATCAAGTCCCAGAGTCCCTGCCCTAATGGGACGCCAGACTGCCATCTGGTCAT GTACAAGCTGTCTACTCGGCCGGTGTACAGAGAGAAGCAGAAGATCTTCACAGCACTCTTGTGGAGATGTTGCCCTGGTCATGGTGGAGAGAACTGCGAGGATATTG TGGAAAACGGCCATGTCTCTGAAATCTCCAATACTGACATCAGGCTTCATCCAGGAGGTCCAGAGCTCAACGATACAG GAACTGAGATGCTAACCCACCACCAAAACCAGGAGCAGAATGACCATCAAGAGTCCAGGCGTTCGCTATATGAGTCCCTGAGGTCTGAGGAGAACCAAACGGAAGAAGAGCACAGCTATGACTACACTCCAAGCCAACACACTGGCCATAAGCCTCATTATGAGAGAGGCG CGCCCTACGCTGTGGATGATGGACACAGAGATCCTCCACCAGAGACACATTATGCAAATCCCGGGCTTGTACCCATCCATTATTTAAAGGATGTCATGATGTCTCATCTACAGCCCATATTTGACAGCTTCAACCTGACACTAGCACGCCTGTCTGAGGAGGTTCAGGATTTACAGAGGGACATGACCAAGCTGCAACTTCAACAAATGCTACAGGGAGAGTCCAAACCGGCAGTAGATGGAATAGGTGAGGAGTCGGAGCAGGAGCAGGACGTGGCAATGACTGATAGCTTTCAGCAGCTGGAGGAACTGAATATGCAACTTGGCCTTCAGCGTGATGAGATGGAAGAGAAGCTACATGCACAGCAGGCCATGTTTTACTACAACTTGACCAGTCTGAAGACTGACATGGATGTCCGAATTAAACGCCACCAGAAGACGCTACAG ATGAGTCTCCATTCCCTAAATTCCTCACTATCAGAGGCAAGAGAGAAACAAGAGCAGTTAGAGGAGGAGATCCAGAGAGTTTTGACACTTGCAAGTCAGACACCAAGTCCTGGTAGACAGCCTCAAGATGACACAGCAGTCTGGGAAGCCATTACCCGTCTGGACAATAAGGTGGTCAATAACACTATACAGTTCAGTGCCCTAAACAAACACCAAGTCCAAGTGTCAGAAAAAATAGAACACTTGCAAAAGGGCTGGAAGACCTTAGAGGAGCGTGTAATCCAGAATGACCGCAAGAATGAGGACAGATACATTGAGGCTTTCCTAGAAGTGGATGCGGCAAAGGAGGCAGTTGGAAAATATGCTGATGACCTGTCAAAAAATGTCTCCATTCTCCAAAGCACAGTCCAGGACCTGGAGATAGATACGGACTATTTGTACACACAGTTCTATAAGAACATGAGCTCCGGTAGCAGAAATTGTGACTGTACTGGCCTTAGCACAACTGTGGCGCAGTTGAAACAGGCAGTATCTAATATAACAGTGATTGCAAATGAAAACAGGCTCGCTCTAGACAGTGCAGCAGAAGAGAGGTTAAACATTTGGGAAAATGATGGATGGGGCCCACCAGTGGAAGAGATAAAATTAGGCTTACACACTGTGCAGAACTCACTGGCGCTTGAGCAAGAGAAGCGCAGAACACTACAACAAAACTTAACCATACTCCAGACCTCACTTTCAGGCAGTCAAAAAGATGTTGAAGCTCTACAGCAAAAGGACAGTCAGAAATCTGGCGAGATAAAACGCCTGTTCAACTCTTTTAGCTCTCTGTTGAAAGATGCCATACGTCATACTGATGTACTGGAAATCCTCCTTGGTGAAGAGGTTTTGGAGTTTATGGACTGGTCCCCACAAGACCAGAAAACCTACTCCATCCCTGTGCTGAAGATGCTGATCAGCGACCTGCAGGAACAGATTAACGGACACAGCCGAAGCCTGGCCTCCATGCTTAACTCTGAAGATCCCACTGCAGATGAACCAATGGAGCTGGCAGAAGGGATGGCAGAGGATCTCAAAAGGAGACAAAAGGAACAGAAATTTGACCATTTCTCAGAGGACTCTAGAGCTTATAAAGACTTCTTTGCTTTGGAAAAAACAGTGGAACAGCTTCAAGCACGTGTCGTCAAACTTGGAGAACAGCAATGTCCATCCTGCTGCGACTGTACCAAAGGTGCCGCTTCCAGAGATGTAGATGGAAAACTGCAAGCCGAGTTGACACATGTGCGCAAGAGCCTTGACGATCATCTCACGATTTTCAACAGCGTTTTCAGTAATACTGGAGGTCTAACAGAGTCTGAAGTGAAAGTAGATTTGGAAAAATTGTCTgcattaatgaagaaaaaagaatccAAACTTCAAAGAAAGAAGCATAAGGAGAGAGCAGATACAAGAGGTGCACAGCGCAGCAAGCGGGATACATCACTTGAAACGGCAG TGCACAGTCAGTTTCCTGAGGACCCACTCATGTTTGTGGCCAGCAGCAGAGACGGTGTTAACACACCTGGTACAGTCGTGTTTGAAACCATGTCCCTAAACCATGGGCAAATGTACTCACCTGAAACAGGCACATTCCGAGCACCTACTGCAGGAGTTTACCTGTTTGTGTTGACGCTGGACTTTGGGCCTGGGCCATCTTTAGCCCAgctgaagagaggagaggaagtgGCGGCATCGGTGCATCAGAGCATGAGGAAGCCATTAGGACCTGCTACTCGTGTCTGCCTCCTACAGCTGCAACAGGGTGAAGAGGTCCATCTAGAACTAGTGCAGGGAACACTGGAGCATGGGAAGCCACAGGAGAACACCTTCGCTGGACTGCTGCTCCTACAGACCACATGA
- the bmpr1aa gene encoding bone morphogenetic protein receptor, type IAa, whose translation MTRFHLFTIVLFEVCILLLPQTEAGQNPDHVLQGAGGKHSSDSRRPAPGSTVEPEDAPRFLSCYCSGHCPEDAKNNTCMTNGQCFAIIEEDENGDVFLSSGCMKYEGSHFQCKDSQYAQARRTIECCQSDFCNHDLKPELPPREPEAFLAPHWLALLISVTVCCCTLVCVTVVCYYRYKWQTERQHYHRDLEQAEAFIPPGESIKDLIHQSQSSGSGSGLPLLVQRTIAKQIQTVRLIGKGRCGEVWLARWRGEKVAVKVFCTREEASWFRETEIYQTVLMRHENILCFIAADINGTGASSQMYLITDYHENGSLYDYLKFTTLDTQALLKLAYSTACGLCHLHTEIYGTHGKPAIAHRDLKSKNILVKRNGTCCIADLGLAVKFNSDSNEVDIPLSTRTGTRRYMAPEVLDESLSKNHFHAYVMADMYSYGLVMWEMARRCVTGGIVEEYQLPYYDMVPSDPSYEDMLQVVCVKGLRPTVSNRWNSDECLRAMLRLMSECWAHNPQSRLTVLRVKKTLAKMVELQDIKI comes from the exons CTGGTCAGAACCCAGACCATGTGCTGCAGGGGGCCGGCGGCAAGCACAGCTCGGACTCCAGAAGACCAGCTCCCGGTTCGACAGTGGAGCCTGAGGACGCGCCACGTTTCCTCAGCTGTTACTGCTCAGGCCACTGCCCAGAGGACGCCAAGAACAACACCTGCAT GACAAATGGCCAGTGCTTTGCCATCATTGAAGAAGATGAAAATGGAGATGTGTTCTTAAGCTCTGGCTGTATGAAGTATGAAGGCTCCCATTTTCAGTGCAAG GATTCACAGTATGCCCAGGCAAGACGGACCATTGAGTGTTGTCAGTCTGACTTCTGTAATCATGATCTGAAGCCTGAACTGCCTCCACGAGAGCCAG AGGCATTCCTTGCCCCTCACTGGCTGGCCTTGCTCAtctctgttactgtgtgttgcTGTACCCTCGTCTGCGTCACTGTGGTCTGTTACTACAG GTATAAGTGGCAAACAGAGAGGCAGCACTACCACAGAGACTTGGAGCAAGCTGAAGCCTTCATTCCTCCCGGAGAATCTATCAAAGACCTCATCCACCAGTCTCAGAGCTCAGGCAGCGGCTCTGGTCTCCCCCTGCTG GTGCAGCGTACCATTGCGAAGCAGATCCAGACGGTGCGTCTGATTGGGAAAGGCCGCTGTGGTGAGGTGTGGTTGGCCCGCTGGAGGGGGGAGAAGGTGGCAGTGAAAGTGTTTTGCACTCGTGAAGAGGCCAGCTGGTTCAGAGAGACTGAGATCTACCAGACCGTGCTTATGAGACATGAAAATATCCTGT GCTTCATAGCAGCTGATATAAATGGTACAGGAGCCTCCTCTCAGATGTACCTCATCACAGACTACCACGAGAATGGCTCTCTGTACGACTACTTGAAGTTCACCACCCTGGACACGCAGGCCTTGCTGAAACTGGCCTACTCTACAGCATGCGGTCTGTGCCACCTTCACACTGAGATCTACGGCACGCATGGCAAACCAGCCATCGCTCACCGGGACCTGAAGAGCAAGAACATCCTTGTCAAGAGAAACGGCACGTGCTGCATCGCTGACCTGGGGCTGGCCGTCAAATTTAacag TGACAGTAATGAAGTTGACATCCCTCTGAGCACTCGTACAGGAACCCGGCGCTACATGGCTCCAGAGGTCCTCGACGAAAGCCTTAGTAAGAACCACTTCCACGCCTATGTCATGGCCGACATGTACAGCTACGGATTGGTCATGTGGGAGATggcgagacgctgcgtcacagGAG GGATAGTTGAGGAGTACCAGCTGCCGTACTATGACATGGTCCCCTCAGACCCTTCATACGAAGACATGTTGcaggtagtgtgtgtgaaaggccTGCGGCCCACGGTGTCCAATAGGTGGAACAGTGATGAG TGTTTGAGGGCCATGTTAAGGCTGATGTCAGAGTGCTGGGCCCACAATCCGCAGTCACGCCTCACTGTTTTACGAGTCAAGAAAACATTAGCCAAAATGGTGGAATTGCAGGACATCAAAATCTGA